The genomic DNA CAGCAATGCTAAAGAAGCTAATATTGGTTTTCCATCTACGGTTTAAAGTTGCTTTAACTTCTACTAAAGTAGCTAAAGTATCGCTCATGCCTGCCGCAAACGATTTAACTGGTGCTTCGACTATAATTTGTGAATCTGCTAATACTACATTTGGGTTTTTATAGTAAAATCTGTAACCAGTAAAAACACCTTCATCTGAATAGATAACTGATAAAGCACTCATAGGGGCATCTGTAGAAGCAGTTCTTGGGACAATAATAACAGGGGAATTAAGATCATCAGAAATTGCTTTTGCTGTATCTAACGTCTTTCTTCCTCTAATCCGAAGAATTACATTTATGTTATGGTCTTTAGCTATTTGGCTAAGTCTTGCTATTTCATTTTCAGAGGCTTCTCCATTAAATTCTTCGTACTTGTAACTAACCTCGCTAGATTTAAAACTCTTATTTATATCTTTATTTGTTAGTGATCAAACTAAACTATCTGAAATAATCAAGGGTGCGTCATCTAATTTATTAACCTCCTTAGCTAAACTTTTTATTTCTCCTTTTCCTTGTATATATCTACTTGGTGATTGAAAAATGTATTTTGACATACAAACTTCTCCTTAGTATTTGATATACACTTATTTTAGCCTTTCTATTCATAGGTATAAATCATAAATCGTTGTAAATGTGAAAGGCTATATGTAAAACAATTACTTATTCGAATGATTTAACTTCTTTGTTTTTTGAGCACGTTGTATTTGGGGTGTGGGTCGTTTTCTTATTATTTAAATAGGCAAATAAGCTTTTGTTTAAGTCGAAATTTTAATTTTACGTGTTTAATATACTTCTTTTGAGGTTATTTGAGTTTGTAAGTAGGATATTTCTTATGTTTTTTTATCAACGTTAGGAATTACTTAGTATTAACGCAGTTTGAAATATTACATTACTGGAGGGGTTTGATGGATTTTATCATTACAGTAGTAATAGGTTTAATCGTTGGCGTGGCATTTTCAATCTGGTTAACTAAAAATAAAATTACCAATCTTATTATTAGTTTGATTTCAGCAGTGATTGGTGCATTCATTGGTCTAACAATGTTAAATTCTTCAGGCAATGCATTACCAAATTCAGCAGGCATGTTCTTTATAATTCCGACATTTGTTGGTTCTGTTTGTCTGACTTTACTTGTTTTGTTTATTATTAAAACGAACAAAGATATTGTAACAAATTAAAATAGTTTACATGGCTATTGTATATGTGAGATTGTACTAATTTTTAGTTTTGGGTTAAACAAATGTAATAAATAATAAGGCGACATAGTAAAACCAAGAAGCCCCCCTTGCTATTCTCAGTAGTGAGGGGGGTCAATGTTCCAATGGATTTGCTTTTTATTAAACAAATTAAAATACCATAGGCTATGGAAATGAAAAATAGTTACTCCCTCAAATTTCCATTCAAGCACAATTATTTATAATAAAGTGCCGATATCCTTTAGCTTATTAAGAATTAGCTTTTTTGAGGCTTCTATCAGTATTTATTGATTTTCAAGATTATTAGATATGTTTTTAGCGGGTGCAAGTATTTCATAATTAAGATTATAGAATTTTTTATATTTTTGGATAAACAAGCATAAAAAATGAAGAAGTAAAAAGTTATTATATGAATCATATACTTTATAAACTATTATTAAGTTGAGAATCTATAATTTAAATCTTCGAGAAAAGGAATGATCCTTTGAAAATATCCTTAATATTATTAAAGTTTTTCTATCCATTATTTTTTATATTCCAAATTTCTAATTTTTCTATAAAAAATAATGAGGGAAAATATGAACACTTAAAAAAACCAAAATATATTATTAATAGTTTGTTGCTTCCTTTAATGTGGGGAATAGTAAATATGATTTCCAGTATTACTCTTATGTTTTCACATTCACACTATAAAAAAAACTTCTTTTTAGCTTATAACGCCCAATTAATAGCACAGGGCTTTGGGTATTTACTGTTTTTTAAATATCAATCACTGTTTTTCTCATTTATAATTAAAACAGTTCAATCACTGTTTATGATAGTGAGTATTAAATCAGTAACCAATAAGAAAAATGTCATCCGTTTATTTTTAGGAATACATTTAGTGTGGATTATCTATGAAATATATATAATTATAAATTTTTGGTCATTAAATAAAAAACTAGATAAAAGGTGATTATATGAAAAAATTCGTTTCAATTGTATTTATTTTTACTACACTCTATTTATTAAATAATAAGCAAAAAGAAAAATATAATCCTGTTACGAAAAAGAATGGCGCATATTATGTGAATAACCACATTATTGTAAACAGAGAGTATAAAGTTTGTCCGTTTTATATACCTTTTCCAAAATCAGAAGCAAAAAACAATTTAAAACTTATGATTAAAGATGCCCAAAAACAAGGGTTTCAACTAATTATTATTAGTGGCTTTCGGTCGTATTTTAAGCAAATGCGGTTATTCAATATGTACGTTCATCGCGATGGTCTAGAAAAAGCGAAAACTTATAGCGCTGAACCAGGATATTCTGAACACCAAACAGGTTTAGCTTTTGACGTTGCTTCTCCCGGTTTAGATGAATCAATAAAAGAACAGTTTCAATTTACAAAAGAAAGCAAGTGGTTGCAAGATAACGCACATTTCTATGGATTTATTATCCGATATCCTAAGGGTAAAGAACATATTACAGAATTTATGTATGAACCTTGGCATTTAAGATATATAGGAAGAGAAGATGCAGTGGGAATAGCAAACAAAAATCTCACATTTGAAGAATATTTTGATTTAGCTTAAGGCAATTTTTATGTAGGAACTTAAGTTGACCTAAAATCAATATCGGTAAAAAATTCAGACTTTAAGTATCACTGTACACTTTTATATGAATGATGGGATGACTTAAAAAGTATAAAGTTCAAATTTTTTATAAAAAGTGAACTTAACAAGGCAAAAATACGTATATTTTAATGAGTAGCAACAAAAAGGGGGATTTGTTCAAACCTATATTAAATGTACTTCGTAAGATTAAAAGAATCTAATTGTGCTTTTGCGCTTAAGCTTTAACGAAGGTTAGGCAACACGAATGATTCATAAAAATATTAAAAAGGGGCGAAGATTTATGAATAACAAATTATTAGTATTTTCATCATCAGTATTAGCTACAGGTGTATTGTTAGGAGCAAGTAATGGATCAGGTGAAGATAACACAGCACACGCTGATACTACAAATAACAACATGAATAATATGAACCAGAAAGACATGTCTATGAATCACAACATGGACAACATGAACGGTAATATGAATCAAAAAGACATGTCTATGGATGATAACATGAACAATATGAACGATAATATGAATCAAAAAGACATGTCTATGGATGATAACATGAACAATATGAACGATAATATGAATCAAAAAGACATGTCTATGAATCACAACATGGACAACATGAACGGTAATATGAATCAAAAAGACATGTCTATGGATGATAACATGAACAATATGAACGGTAATATGAATCAAAAAGGCATGTCTATGGATGATAACATGAACAATATGAACGGTAATATGAACCAAAAAGGCATGTCTATGAATGATAACATGAACAATATGAACGGTAATATGAACCAACAAGCAATGATGCCGTATTATAATTATACGGGTTATACAACATATGATGGTGATTTTACTCAAGATTATGATTTTGTAAGAGCATTAAAACACGATAACGTTATGATTGATGGATACAAAGTTAATACAGCAGCTGCCGATAAAGACGTTGCCACAAGTAAAAAAATGGATGACACAATTGTAGATATGAATAAAGATGGCCAAGTAGTTCATATCACTTTCGATACTAAGGAACATGCAGTAAGTAAAGATATGTTCAAGAAAGAGCATATGTCTAACCACATGTCTGACGAAGGTCAAACAGAAAATGGATCATATATGACTTACGAAACAAACAACGGTATGTACAAAGCCTTTTTCGATGAGCAAGGTTATTTAATGAAAGTAATGATTAGTTAATATTCAATAACTTCATAAAAAAAAGGACCTCAGTTGAGGTCCTTTTTTTATGATTGTTAATAGTTAAAATAAAGTCGATTCTAATTTAAGAATATATTATTGAAATAAGTCTCTCATCTTTTTATATAATCACAATGTTTTAAGATTTATCTGTTTGTAATAATGTTTTAATGTACATCTGGTCATCATGATCATATTTTTTCCCTTTATAGTTTTGTGGCTCATTAATACCCGTAAGTAAAATCACTTCATTATTTTTATCTGTTGCATGCAGAAGTCCTCGTATTCCTTCTTTTCGTGAGTAAGACTTTAAAACACTATTTTTTTTATAACTATGAGGTAAATGTTCAATCATAAATTCAGTGATTGCTTTAGGATCTTCATAACCCACTTGCTCAGCAGCAAGCATCAACTTATGAACGCCTTCAGGTAATTCCTCCACAGTCATGCCCATTTTGTCAAAACCTCTTAAACCTATTCCTGTTACCATCGTATTTAATTTTTTGCCAATGCTTTCAGTATATTGTAAAGCATTATTTATTGATTCTCTAACTGCTAAAGCAGTATGCGCGAAATCTAATATAACAGTATAATGCTCTATTTCAACTATTTGAAAACGATGTGCTGGTGGCTCAATAATAGTTGAAGCTTTAATGATATCATTTGTAGCAAAACCCAATTTATGCAAACTAAAAATGCTTGTAGCTAAATTAATATAGTTATGTCCTCCTTTAAAGTTCGGTTTAACACAAAAACTCTCTCCATCAATTACAATATCTACATGACTGTTATGGACATTATATTGATAATAAGCTTGCTGTTTATTCGAAAAATGCCATTTATCTTTCACGATAGGGTTATATTCAGTCGTGTTCAAATTAACTAAATTTGATTTGCTCAACTCATTTAATCTCAATTTAGCTTTCAGATAGTTATTCATAGTACCATGATATTCGAGGTGTTCAGGGCTGAAATTAGTGAATACTGATAAATCATTCTGAATAAAATCTGTACGTCGTTGATCTAATGCTATCGATGTTGCTTCGTAAACGATATAATCGTAATTTTCATTATAAAAATGTTCTGTAATTTCACCCATTTCAAAATACATTGGCGTAGTTTGGGTCGTGTGATTAAATTTCATCTTTTCATAATTACAGTCAAAAATACCTAACGTTCCAATAATAGCAACTCTTTTACCCAACTGTGATAATAGGTTCCCAATCATATGACTTGTCGTTGTCTTACCATTTGTCCCTGTAACTGCAATGAATTTTAATCCATCAATTGCTTTTCCGTAAAATAACGTTACTAGATTGTTGGCTACGCTAGGGAAATTATTTATATATATAATAGGCATGTTAAATTCAAGGTGATTAAGTTTAGATGAATGGGCATCTGTAATCATAAGCAAAGGTTTCATTTCATTAGCGCGTTGCGCATAGTAGTCTGTATTATCTGAATCTTTCAACATAAAAATGGTATTTTGTTTTATATCCTGGTACATTGATGTAATATTTTGACAAATTGTATTCGTATTAACTTTCATGCACGTAGGATTTGTAATTGTGTTTTTTTCAATAGATAAAAGAATATCTTGAATCGTAATTTGCATTAATTTTCACCCAACATTTCATTTTTTTTGTAATATCAATTAATATTTCGTATTTTTATTAAAAAATTAATTACAAAATATACGTATAAATATAAAAAAAGGATCACATGAATTTGTGATCCTTTTCAATAAATTTAAAATATCATAATAATCAGATTAAATGTCACTACTAGCCATAACCATTTGACCTTTAGGTTCAGTATTATTAGGGGAAGGTTCTAATGTAAGAGCGATTTTATCATTCTTATCAATATCTATATTACTTAAGTCAAAAACAACCATCCCTTTATTGTTTTCACTAGAAAACGCGCCAGCAGGATAAGGTTTATTATCTTTTAATACCCAAACTTGGTACACTTGGTTGCCTTTTGTAGTTTCGATATCATTGGCTTCCACAATTAATTTTCTATCAGTTTTATTATTAGCATTTGAAAGGTAGGCTTGTCCTTGAGTTTTGTTCTCATCCATAGATTTTAGGTTGATTGTTTTAGCATCACCAGTGTTTATCATTGAAGTAGATTGCTTTTTCGATTCTTTATGCCCAAAAAACTGGACCCCATTGCCAATAAGAGATAACAACAACATTGCTGCTATAATCCCCATAGAGAAACGTTTGATAACTACACTTTTGTTCTTTTTATTATTATTTTGTTTTGACACATTTGAATTTTGTTGAAATTGGTTATTAGTGTCTGAACTAGTAAAACTAAAGTCATCCTCTTCATTTTCATTTTCTGTATCTTTATTTGTGGTTTTATTCTCATTTAGAACTGATTCTAAAATTCTTTGTTTCATTCCTGTCGGAGGTTCAACCTCTTTATTGTTATAAGGAAGTGTATCATGAAGAATTTCGATGTCTTTCAAAGTCTTATGACTTTCAGATGTAGAATTCAATTCTTGTTCAACTTGTACTTTTTCACTTTTGCTCAACTTATCATTGAAATAATCATATATTTTATCAACTTTGCTATCTCTCATTTTCTTCATCCTCCCTTCTTAAGGCTTTTTTAAAGTAGTTATTCAAATGTTGGATTGAAAGTCTCATACGGCTTTTTACAGTACCTAAAGGTATATTTAATTTACTTGCAATTTCTTGCTGACTCAATCCTTTATAATAAAACAAAGAAATAATTTTTTGCTGATCTTTATTTAAAAATGAAATCCTTTTATTGATTTCTTCTGAGACTTCTTTACTTAACAAATCATATTCAGGTAGACTATCAGTTTGTATACCTTGAAAATCCTCATCAAATTGACTCTCTATATTTTTTTTCTTTCTTATAGCATCAATAGATCTATTACGACATAATGTAATAAGCCAAGTTGATAATTTCCCCTTTTCAGGATTGAAAATTGCCTTTTTATTCCATATTTTCATAAAAACATCCTGTAAAACTTCTTCACTAGATTGCACATCTTGTGTTATTTTATAAGCCAAATTGAATAATAACGACTCGTACCGATCATATAATATTTCTAGACTTTTGCTATCATTTGTTTCTAATACCATTTTATATAGATCCTTTTCATCTACCATGCCGTCCCCTCCTTGTTTTAAAATCAAACAATTAGAAACACCCAGTCGATATTCATTTTATTAGCTTTCAATAAATATACGTAATTTAAATATAAAAAGTTCATACAGTGGATAAAAGTGGATAAACTTTTTATATTTAGGTGTACTCTAAAAAATAAAATTGACACTCGTTCTATTAAGCATAAACCTAATGAGTATTTTATCATTAACAGAAATATGTAGCTATTTTAGTTAAACGCTTACAATATGAAAGGCATATTCAAAAAATATATAGTAATTAGTCTAAAAATGAAAAATATTATTTTAAGAATTTTAATTGAAGACATTTGTAGTGAAAATACTAACAATGTTTTGATAATGATAATATAGTGAAATATATAATTGTATTAACCAAGGAGGCAAAATAATGAATAATGTAAAAGATAAAGTAGTCGTTATAACTGGTGCGTCTAGTGGCATTGGTGAGGAAACAGTAAGTTTGCTATCTGAAAATGGGGCTAAGCTTGTTTTAGGAGCAAGACGCGTAGATCGATTAGAAAAAATACAACAAAAAATAGGTAATAATATAAGCATTCAAAAAACTGATGTAACGAAGCCAGATGAAGTAAATGCATTAATTGAAACAGCGTATAAAGATTTTGGACGTGTAGATGTTTTAATTAATAATGCTGGTCTTATGCCTCAATCTTTTTTAGAAAAGAATAAACAAGATGAATGGAACCAAATGATTGATGTTAATATTAAAGGTGTACTATACGGTATTGGTGCAGTGTTGCCTTATATGAGAGAACAAAAATCAGGTCATATTATTAATTTAGCTTCTGTAGCAGGACATGTTGTTTTCCCAGGTAGCGCTGTTTATAGTGGTACTAAATATGCAGTAAGAGCGATAACTGAAGGATTAAGACAAGAAGAAGCTTCGGTGGGCTCAAATATTAGAACAACAATCCTTTCTCCAGGTGCTATTGATACTGAGTTAACAGACCATATTAGCGATAAAGAAATGAAACAAGGTATAGATGAAGTATATAAAGATGCAATTAAACCAGATGCTATTGCTAGAGCTATTAATTACGCCATTAATGAACCGGAGGAATCATCTGTAAATGAATTTATAATTCGTCCTAGTAGTCAAAATCTATAATTGAGAAGTGATAAATCATAAATCGTATATTAAAAGCCTAAATGCTGTTAAATTAGCACTTCAGGCTTTTATTTAATGACATAATTTAACTTATCAGAAGTGGATATGCTTGTGAATTCACAGATGGTATAATATAAAAGTCGTCGTTTTACTTCTGTGTTTTAATTAACATGGAAGGAGGTGACACCATGTTAAACACTCTATTTGTAGCACTTGTAGCTCCTATTATAGTAGGAGTTATAATTACGTTGTTTTCACATTGGTTAAACAAGCGTGATAAATAATCCGACGACATAACCAATACACCAAAAAAGAGCCCGATAACTACTGACATAGTTATCGGGCTCGGTGTTTACCATGTAAACACTCTATTTGTTAATTACATTATAACATCATAGCAAGTGGGAATGCAAAAAGGATAGTTTTCGTTAAATTTGGTTAACATATTCGCGTAATTTATTCAGTGCATACTTGATATTTTCATTACTTTCATAAGAAAAAGAAAGCCTAATTGTATTTTGAGTACTGCCATAAATGTATCCTGGATTAATAAGAATATGTTCTTTGTCAGCTAACTCTACAAAGAGTTTTTTAATATTAATACCGTCTTTAAAAGTAATCCACACAAAAAATCCACCTTCTGGTACATTCCACGTAGCAATTGAAGAAAAATCACTATTTAAAATGTTTAACATAAAGTCTCTTTTATTTTGTAATTCATAACGTACATTTTGAGTATGTTCATCATAAGCACCACTTTTCAACATTTCATAGACGACCATTTGGGATAATATACTAGATCCATAATCTATTTGCATCCTAATATCTCCAAGTTGTTCTACCACTTTTTCAGATGCAGCAATCCAACCAATGCGCATAGCTGGCGCGATAGTTTTTGAAAAGCTACTAATATAAATAACATTTCCATTTTT from Staphylococcus durrellii includes the following:
- a CDS encoding RNA polymerase sigma factor → MVDEKDLYKMVLETNDSKSLEILYDRYESLLFNLAYKITQDVQSSEEVLQDVFMKIWNKKAIFNPEKGKLSTWLITLCRNRSIDAIRKKKNIESQFDEDFQGIQTDSLPEYDLLSKEVSEEINKRISFLNKDQQKIISLFYYKGLSQQEIASKLNIPLGTVKSRMRLSIQHLNNYFKKALRREDEENER
- the isaB gene encoding immunodominant staphylococcal antigen IsaB family protein, which encodes MNNKLLVFSSSVLATGVLLGASNGSGEDNTAHADTTNNNMNNMNQKDMSMNHNMDNMNGNMNQKDMSMDDNMNNMNDNMNQKDMSMDDNMNNMNDNMNQKDMSMNHNMDNMNGNMNQKDMSMDDNMNNMNGNMNQKGMSMDDNMNNMNGNMNQKGMSMNDNMNNMNGNMNQQAMMPYYNYTGYTTYDGDFTQDYDFVRALKHDNVMIDGYKVNTAAADKDVATSKKMDDTIVDMNKDGQVVHITFDTKEHAVSKDMFKKEHMSNHMSDEGQTENGSYMTYETNNGMYKAFFDEQGYLMKVMIS
- a CDS encoding SDR family oxidoreductase, whose amino-acid sequence is MNNVKDKVVVITGASSGIGEETVSLLSENGAKLVLGARRVDRLEKIQQKIGNNISIQKTDVTKPDEVNALIETAYKDFGRVDVLINNAGLMPQSFLEKNKQDEWNQMIDVNIKGVLYGIGAVLPYMREQKSGHIINLASVAGHVVFPGSAVYSGTKYAVRAITEGLRQEEASVGSNIRTTILSPGAIDTELTDHISDKEMKQGIDEVYKDAIKPDAIARAINYAINEPEESSVNEFIIRPSSQNL
- a CDS encoding M15 family metallopeptidase, with protein sequence MKKFVSIVFIFTTLYLLNNKQKEKYNPVTKKNGAYYVNNHIIVNREYKVCPFYIPFPKSEAKNNLKLMIKDAQKQGFQLIIISGFRSYFKQMRLFNMYVHRDGLEKAKTYSAEPGYSEHQTGLAFDVASPGLDESIKEQFQFTKESKWLQDNAHFYGFIIRYPKGKEHITEFMYEPWHLRYIGREDAVGIANKNLTFEEYFDLA
- a CDS encoding tryptophan-rich sensory protein, with translation MKISLILLKFFYPLFFIFQISNFSIKNNEGKYEHLKKPKYIINSLLLPLMWGIVNMISSITLMFSHSHYKKNFFLAYNAQLIAQGFGYLLFFKYQSLFFSFIIKTVQSLFMIVSIKSVTNKKNVIRLFLGIHLVWIIYEIYIIINFWSLNKKLDKR
- a CDS encoding Mur ligase family protein; this translates as MQITIQDILLSIEKNTITNPTCMKVNTNTICQNITSMYQDIKQNTIFMLKDSDNTDYYAQRANEMKPLLMITDAHSSKLNHLEFNMPIIYINNFPSVANNLVTLFYGKAIDGLKFIAVTGTNGKTTTSHMIGNLLSQLGKRVAIIGTLGIFDCNYEKMKFNHTTQTTPMYFEMGEITEHFYNENYDYIVYEATSIALDQRRTDFIQNDLSVFTNFSPEHLEYHGTMNNYLKAKLRLNELSKSNLVNLNTTEYNPIVKDKWHFSNKQQAYYQYNVHNSHVDIVIDGESFCVKPNFKGGHNYINLATSIFSLHKLGFATNDIIKASTIIEPPAHRFQIVEIEHYTVILDFAHTALAVRESINNALQYTESIGKKLNTMVTGIGLRGFDKMGMTVEELPEGVHKLMLAAEQVGYEDPKAITEFMIEHLPHSYKKNSVLKSYSRKEGIRGLLHATDKNNEVILLTGINEPQNYKGKKYDHDDQMYIKTLLQTDKS
- a CDS encoding type I toxin-antitoxin system Fst family toxin, whose product is MLNTLFVALVAPIIVGVIITLFSHWLNKRDK
- a CDS encoding anti-sigma factor; translated protein: MRDSKVDKIYDYFNDKLSKSEKVQVEQELNSTSESHKTLKDIEILHDTLPYNNKEVEPPTGMKQRILESVLNENKTTNKDTENENEEDDFSFTSSDTNNQFQQNSNVSKQNNNKKNKSVVIKRFSMGIIAAMLLLSLIGNGVQFFGHKESKKQSTSMINTGDAKTINLKSMDENKTQGQAYLSNANNKTDRKLIVEANDIETTKGNQVYQVWVLKDNKPYPAGAFSSENNKGMVVFDLSNIDIDKNDKIALTLEPSPNNTEPKGQMVMASSDI